From a single Rutidosis leptorrhynchoides isolate AG116_Rl617_1_P2 chromosome 5, CSIRO_AGI_Rlap_v1, whole genome shotgun sequence genomic region:
- the LOC139848272 gene encoding B3 domain-containing protein REM10-like isoform X2 gives MAISSKFEPKEDCPSFYKVIRYPSAPHLKLPIAFVRNYLEKIPENPVVKTATGREHSWKLKLIKSDEDYYFCHGWDVLVKDAKLGIKDIVVFWLIDPNTFQVLFLDANGCEKDLTFKYEDDVDHNLDGDDVDHNLDGDDDNDDDEDDEDDDKDEKDLCFEKIISKKTHRYHLLLPKKFVRAAELENKRSIKLKNQQGNEWTLGITVERYASVKYFLSACWANFRRYNQLMDGDKCLFKFNKDEGVLHLYEVIKNKRPVVVNQENSIDKANENKRRRIFDGVKVKREYESGYEIEAENRNKGRVQTKQANGDGGATVKIEDESVPVNDKWVMSKRVVYF, from the exons ATGGCAATTAGTAGTAAATTTGAGCCAAAAGAAGATTGTCCTTCCTTCTACAAAGTCATTCGTTACCCCTCTGCCCCTCATTTG AAATTGCCAATTGCTTTTGTGAGAAATTATCTGGAAAAGATACCTGAAAATCCAGTAGTCAAGACAGCAACAGGGAGGGAACATTCATGGAAGTTGAAGCTTATAAAAAGTGATGAAGATTACTATTTTTGCCATGGATGGGATGTATTGGTTAAAGATGCCAAATTGGGTATTAAGGATATTGTTGTCTTTTGGTTAATTGATCCCAACACTTTTCAAGTTTTATTTCTTGATGCCAATGGATGTGAAAAAGATCTTACATTTAAAT atgAAGATGATGTTGATCATAATTTAGATGGAGATGATGTTGATCATAATTTAGAtggagatgatgataatgatgatgatgaggatgatgaagatgatgataaagatgagaAGGATCTTTGCTTTGAAAAGATCATATCTAAAAAAACTCACAGATATCACTTG TTGTTGCCTAAGAAATTTGTGAGGGCTGCAGAATTAGAAAACAAAAGAAGCATAAAGTTGAAGAACCAACAAGGAAATGAATGGACACTCGGGATAACGGTCGAACGATACGCGAGTGTGAAGTACTTTTTATCAGCATGTTGGGCGAATTTTCGAAGGTATAACCAGTTAATGGATGGTGACAAATGCTTATTTAAGTTCAATAAGGACGAAGGTGTGTTGCATCTATATGAAGTAATCAAGAATAAAAGACCAGTAGTAGTCAACCAAGAAAATTCGATAGATAAGGCAAACGAAAATAAGCGAAGACGAATATTTGATGGTGTGAAAGTTAAGAGGGAATATGAGTCTGGTTATGAGATTGAAGCAGAGAATAGAAACAAGGGAAGGGTGCAAACGAAGCAAGCTAATGGCGATGGTGGTGCAACTGTTAAGATTGAAGATGAATCAGTGCCGGTTAATGATAAATGGGTTATGAGTAAGCGTGTTGTTTACTTTTAA
- the LOC139848272 gene encoding B3 domain-containing protein REM10-like isoform X1, producing MAISSKFEPKEDCPSFYKVIRYPSAPHLKLPIAFVRNYLEKIPENPVVKTATGREHSWKLKLIKSDEDYYFCHGWDVLVKDAKLGIKDIVVFWLIDPNTFQVLFLDANGCEKDLTFKCKNEDDVDHNLDGDDVDHNLDGDDDNDDDEDDEDDDKDEKDLCFEKIISKKTHRYHLLLPKKFVRAAELENKRSIKLKNQQGNEWTLGITVERYASVKYFLSACWANFRRYNQLMDGDKCLFKFNKDEGVLHLYEVIKNKRPVVVNQENSIDKANENKRRRIFDGVKVKREYESGYEIEAENRNKGRVQTKQANGDGGATVKIEDESVPVNDKWVMSKRVVYF from the exons ATGGCAATTAGTAGTAAATTTGAGCCAAAAGAAGATTGTCCTTCCTTCTACAAAGTCATTCGTTACCCCTCTGCCCCTCATTTG AAATTGCCAATTGCTTTTGTGAGAAATTATCTGGAAAAGATACCTGAAAATCCAGTAGTCAAGACAGCAACAGGGAGGGAACATTCATGGAAGTTGAAGCTTATAAAAAGTGATGAAGATTACTATTTTTGCCATGGATGGGATGTATTGGTTAAAGATGCCAAATTGGGTATTAAGGATATTGTTGTCTTTTGGTTAATTGATCCCAACACTTTTCAAGTTTTATTTCTTGATGCCAATGGATGTGAAAAAGATCTTACATTTAAATGTAAAA atgAAGATGATGTTGATCATAATTTAGATGGAGATGATGTTGATCATAATTTAGAtggagatgatgataatgatgatgatgaggatgatgaagatgatgataaagatgagaAGGATCTTTGCTTTGAAAAGATCATATCTAAAAAAACTCACAGATATCACTTG TTGTTGCCTAAGAAATTTGTGAGGGCTGCAGAATTAGAAAACAAAAGAAGCATAAAGTTGAAGAACCAACAAGGAAATGAATGGACACTCGGGATAACGGTCGAACGATACGCGAGTGTGAAGTACTTTTTATCAGCATGTTGGGCGAATTTTCGAAGGTATAACCAGTTAATGGATGGTGACAAATGCTTATTTAAGTTCAATAAGGACGAAGGTGTGTTGCATCTATATGAAGTAATCAAGAATAAAAGACCAGTAGTAGTCAACCAAGAAAATTCGATAGATAAGGCAAACGAAAATAAGCGAAGACGAATATTTGATGGTGTGAAAGTTAAGAGGGAATATGAGTCTGGTTATGAGATTGAAGCAGAGAATAGAAACAAGGGAAGGGTGCAAACGAAGCAAGCTAATGGCGATGGTGGTGCAACTGTTAAGATTGAAGATGAATCAGTGCCGGTTAATGATAAATGGGTTATGAGTAAGCGTGTTGTTTACTTTTAA